One part of the Streptomyces lienomycini genome encodes these proteins:
- a CDS encoding very short patch repair endonuclease yields the protein MPEPAPSSAAVSARMSRQGSRDTAPEIAVRQLLHASGLRYRVNVPVPGMPRRTTDIVFPSVKVAIFLDGCFWHGCPQHATQPKSNAEWWRTKLAKNMARDAETTQHLQGRGWTVLRFWEHEAPDDVANTVRTTVLAARRRD from the coding sequence GTGCCCGAACCTGCCCCCTCGTCTGCCGCCGTCTCCGCCCGCATGAGCCGCCAGGGCTCTCGCGACACGGCCCCGGAAATCGCGGTGCGGCAGCTGCTCCACGCATCGGGCTTGCGCTATCGCGTCAACGTTCCAGTGCCCGGCATGCCTCGCCGCACGACCGACATCGTCTTCCCCTCGGTCAAGGTCGCGATCTTCCTCGACGGCTGCTTCTGGCACGGCTGCCCTCAGCACGCCACCCAGCCGAAGTCCAACGCGGAGTGGTGGCGGACCAAGCTCGCCAAGAACATGGCCCGCGACGCCGAGACGACACAACACCTGCAGGGCCGGGGGTGGACGGTCCTCCGGTTCTGGGAGCACGAAGCTCCGGACGACGTGGCGAACACGGTTCGGACGACCGTTCTCGCGGCCCGACGTCGTGATTGA
- a CDS encoding DNA cytosine methyltransferase, with protein sequence MKRLSSVDVCSGAGGLALGLELAGFDPVLLLDSNRQACETLRHNRPSWNVLEMDLLDFDPLEHQVSYDVDLLSAGLPRVRSSATTKRVETGQELKLLKATIYLAHAVRPRALLIENVPELVDGAAFDEVRDFVRGELLHLGYGFHWFILNATDFGVPQDRRQGVMVALKEPYADRFRPPESAVVKHLTVGEALRSSMSERGWTGADAWAQQANRVAPTLVGGSENRGGADLGPSGTKKAWARMGVNAVSLSDEVPGPDGTQESDNSGSPLKKITVDQAALLQSFPKDWEITGRKTVRYRQIGHASPPPVGEALGLAIARTLRS encoded by the coding sequence TTGAAGAGGCTGTCGTCGGTCGACGTGTGCTCCGGCGCGGGAGGTCTCGCGCTGGGCCTGGAGCTGGCGGGCTTTGACCCCGTGCTCCTCTTGGACAGCAACAGGCAGGCATGCGAGACCCTGCGGCACAACAGACCGTCGTGGAACGTGCTCGAAATGGATCTCCTGGACTTCGACCCTCTCGAGCACCAGGTGAGCTACGACGTGGACCTTCTTTCGGCCGGCCTGCCACGCGTAAGGTCGTCTGCGACGACGAAAAGGGTGGAAACGGGGCAGGAACTCAAACTCCTCAAGGCGACCATCTATCTGGCCCACGCCGTTCGACCCCGCGCCCTTCTGATCGAGAACGTCCCGGAACTGGTGGACGGCGCCGCCTTCGACGAGGTGCGCGACTTCGTCCGGGGCGAGCTTCTGCACCTCGGCTACGGATTCCACTGGTTCATCCTCAACGCCACTGACTTCGGCGTCCCGCAAGACCGACGGCAGGGAGTGATGGTGGCTCTCAAAGAACCGTACGCCGACCGATTCCGCCCGCCGGAGTCCGCCGTGGTCAAACACCTCACCGTGGGTGAAGCCCTGCGCTCGTCGATGTCAGAACGCGGATGGACCGGAGCGGATGCATGGGCACAGCAAGCGAACCGCGTCGCACCGACCCTCGTGGGCGGCTCGGAGAATCGCGGCGGCGCCGACCTGGGCCCGAGCGGCACCAAGAAGGCATGGGCCCGCATGGGCGTCAACGCCGTCTCGCTGAGCGACGAGGTGCCCGGCCCGGACGGCACCCAGGAGTCGGACAATTCCGGGTCCCCCTTGAAGAAGATCACTGTCGACCAGGCCGCACTTCTTCAGTCCTTCCCCAAGGACTGGGAGATCACCGGCCGGAAAACGGTCCGGTACCGGCAGATCGGCCACGCCTCTCCTCCGCCGGTGGGGGAAGCACTCGGTCTGGCCATCGCCCGCACGCTGCGTTCCTGA